A genomic stretch from Aedes albopictus strain Foshan chromosome 2, AalbF5, whole genome shotgun sequence includes:
- the LOC134286242 gene encoding uncharacterized protein K02A2.6-like, producing the protein MQVDKEAYAIIFGVKKFFQYLYGRRFTLLTDNQAISKIFGEHKGLPVMSALRMQHYATYLQSFNYEIRFRKSANHANADAMSRFPLDISDPENEIEESDAVELSQIDTLPLTAAELGQVTAEDHTVQKLIQGIKHGHSVEAKDRFGVEQHEFSLQKGCLLRGIRVYVPAPLQKRVLEELHSTHFGTTRTKSLARGYCWWPGLDRDIEDMVANCADCQSVRAEPAKMNLHCWETPTAPFQRVHVDFDGPYLDTYFFIYVDAYSKSRSKYAGPSRPKVPSICIARSSASLAFRQSW; encoded by the coding sequence ATGCAGGTGGACAAGGAGGCGTATGCTATCATATTTGGagtgaagaaattcttccaatatctCTACGGCCGAAGATTCACCTTGCTTACCGACAACCAGGCTATCTCAAAGATCTTCGGGGAGCACAAAGGGTTGCCGGTCATGTCTGCGTTACGGATGCAACACTACGCTACGTATTTGCAAAGCTTCAATTATGAAATCCGGTTCCGCAAATCTGCCAACCACGCGAATGCTGATGCCATGTCGAGATTTCCGCTGGATATTTCTGATCCTGAGAACGAGATTGAAGAATCTGATGCTGTGGAGCTGAGTCAAATCGACACTCTACCGTTGACGGCTGCCGAGTTGGGCCAAGTTACTGCTGAGGATCATACAGTGCAGAAATTAATCCAAGGAATCAAGCACGGTCATTCGGTGGAAGCGAAGGATCGTTTCGGTGTGGAACAACACGAGTTCTCCCTTCAAAAAGGATGCTTGCTTCGAGGAATTCGAGTGTACGTGCCTGCTCCTCTCCAGAAACGCGTTTTGGAGGAATTGCATTCTACTCACTTCGGAACAACCCGTACGAAGTCGCTGGCAAGAGGATACTGCTGGTGGCCTGGTTTGGACCGGGATATAGAGGATATGGTAGCCAATTGTGCCGACTGCCAGTCGGTACGTGCCGAGCCGGCGAAGATGAACCTTCATTGCTGGGAAACACCAACAGCCCCTTTCCAGAGGGTTCATGTCGACTTTGATGGTCCCTATTTGGATACCTACTTCTTCATCTACGTGGATGCCTACAGCAAGTCTAGGTCTAAATATGCAGGTCCATCACGGCCGAAAGTACCGTCAATATGTATCGCGAGATCTTCAGCAAGTTTGGCATTCCGTCAGTCCTGGTGA